A stretch of Saccharomyces cerevisiae S288C chromosome IV, complete sequence DNA encodes these proteins:
- the URC2 gene encoding Urc2p (Putative Zn(II)2Cys6 motif containing transcription factor; non-essential gene identified in a screen for mutants with increased levels of rDNA transcription; similar to S. kluyveri Urc2p involved in uracil catabolism), translating into MDINSNASVSPRPDGLPMTAGYNSASGKVRNSIRSIINHPEDSARAKERSETNSPKNNGNKKPRKKRKTFSCDTCRRVKTRCDFEPFIGKCYRCNVLQLDCSLARNKDNEILNTLREDGLLKKINSINHNLGSFSHLNADSPNESQSSFEKNGTVNFDNYMIDKRLSSLEEHIKSLHQKMDLIITTAKMSYNSDIKGPGDDIQNVDFSSNKTYDSRLTSGSETIRKTGEYRKENLFLNGFKLKESPLKLLHDIDERLFPSKATSKAAKLAGQQRPYAVARVNFLHFYENNQELCHKLAKEFLVRSHFWIIPGGRKEIDVEYAHSHLFITSVFTIIAMSFADNDKYAAEQEILYPLVERLLTNTLTMFEKLTAFDIEAILYCCMFHISRKAKRYRQLKFNSLVLSNFALNSLLHVIDFYQIKDRVLVKEVYNPEDLYHLRILNSLTACYLEYSISYGDIREQDDMLKEFNKLVAKFPQANFGDDIKISEINLGDIVNGIFINLKNYFAQCLDDFNNDRYGGNADTFIFVFPELNYWLKNWEELLAKDGAGVLLFTFDFYHIMICRTFITEFSSTLKSNQRFLKLILNTMKEHSFSLLNGFLRLPPTLIRGAPIFTCHQLVYACLTLCDYLYWFDSSERQRVLSLCTKVYWHLSTIGEKMNEATDNVGKIIKSIIDTSKTRINFGSLSKENSDNDKMSTNANNYTGAGNLHAAKPATSPTNVGTLHENLSSSHFMIPDVDQFNSFEDFFQDFFDSLKPNSQKMFTSDKKTEQTT; encoded by the coding sequence atggatatAAACTCAAATGCCTCAGTAAGCCCCAGACCAGATGGTTTACCGATGACTGCTGGATATAATTCTGCTTCTGGAAAGGTGCGAAATAGTATCAGATCCATAATAAACCACCCAGAGGATAGTGCAAGAGCCAAAGAGCGCAGTGAAACGAACAGTCCTAAGAATAATGGCAACAAAAAACctagaaagaaaagaaaaacatttaGTTGTGATACTTGCAGGAGAGTGAAGACAAGGTGCGATTTTGAACCTTTCATTGGAAAATGTTACAGATGTAACGTTCTGCAGCTTGATTGCTCCTTAGCCAGGAATAAAGacaatgaaattttgaatacttTACGTGAGGATGGTCTACTAAAGAAGATCAACTCAATTAATCACAACCTTGGTTCTTTCTCTCATTTGAATGCGGACTCTCCCAACGAAAGCCAAAGtagttttgaaaagaatggaaCGGTCAATTTTGATAATTACATGATCGATAAAAGGCTTTCATCTTTAGAAGAGCACATAAAATCTTTACACCAGAAAATGGACTTGATAATCACCACAGCAAAGATGTCTTATAACAGCGATATCAAAGGCCCTGGAGATGATATTCAGAACGTGGATTTCAGCTCAAATAAGACGTACGATAGTCGTCTAACTTCGGGCTCAGAGACGATAAGGAAAACAGGGGAatatagaaaagaaaatcttttcttaaatGGATTTAAGTTGAAGGAATCTCCTTTAAAATTGCTACATGATATTGATGAGAGGCTATTTCCATCGAAGGCTACATCTAAAGCTGCGAAGCTAGCTGGACAGCAAAGGCCATATGCTGTTGCAAGAGTGAACTTTCTCCATTTTTATGAGAATAATCAGGAATTATGCCATAAGCTTGCAAAAGAATTTCTGGTGAGATCCCATTTCTGGATAATTCCAGGTGGGAGAAAAGAGATAGACGTGGAATATGCCCACTCACACCTATTTATTACAAGTGTTTTTACTATTATCGCTATGAGTTTTGCTGACAACGATAAATACGCTGCAGAACAAGAAATATTGTATCCTTTAGTGGAGAGATTACTCACTAATACGTTAACCATGTTTGAAAAGTTAACAGCGTTTGATATTGAGGCTATTTTATATTGCTGTATGTTCCATATTTCGCGAAAGGCAAAGAGATATAGGCAACTGAAGTTTAATTCTCTGGTACTAAGCAATTTTGCGCTCAATAGCTTGTTACATGTAATAGATTTTTATCAGATAAAGGATAGGGTTTTGGTAAAAGAAGTGTATAATCCCGAAGATCTTTATCATCTAAGAATACTAAATTCACTAACTGCCTGCTATTTAGAATATTCCATTAGTTACGGCGATATTAGGGAACAGGATGATATGCTTAAAGAGTTTAATAAACTTGTGGCGAAATTTCCTCAGGCGAATTTTGGTGATGACATTAAAATCAGTGAGATAAATTTAGGTGACATCGTAAATGGCATCTTTATAAACCTTAAAAATTATTTTGCGCAGTGTTTGGATGACTTTAACAATGACAGATATGGAGGTAACGCAGATACTTTTatctttgtttttccaGAGCTAAATTATTGGCTGAAAAATTGGGAAGAGCTTTTAGCAAAGGATGGCGCGGGCGTGCTATTGTTcacatttgatttttatcATATCATGATATGTCGCACTTTTATCACagaattttcttccacGCTAAAAAGCAACCAAAGGTTTTTGAAACTAATTCTTAATACGATGAAAGAACATTCATTTTCGCTGTTGAATGGGTTTTTGAGACTACCGCCAACGTTAATAAGGGGTGCTCCGATTTTTACTTGTCATCAACTAGTCTACGCCTGTTTAACTCTTTGTGACTATCTTTATTGGTTCGATTCTTCTGAACGTCAACGCGTTTTGAGTCTTTGTACAAAAGTGTACTGGCATTTGAGCACTATAGGggaaaaaatgaatgagGCTACTGATAACGTTGGAAAAATCATAAAATCTATAATTGATACTAGTAAGACTCGTATTAATTTTGGCAGTTTGTCAAAAGAGAATAGtgataatgataaaatgTCGACTAATGCTAATAACTACACAGGAGCAGGAAATCTGCACGCCGCGAAACCCGCTACTTCGCCTACTAATGTTGGTACTTTGCACGAGAACTTGTCCAGTAGTCACTTCATGATTCCTGACGTCGACCAATTCAATTCCTTTGAAGACTTTTTTCaggatttttttgatagtTTAAAACCAAATTCCCAAAAAATGTTTACCAGCGATAAGAAGACTGAACAAACTACTTAa
- the GRH1 gene encoding Grh1p (Acetylated cis-Golgi protein, homolog of human GRASP65; required for unconventional protein secretion (UPS) of Acb1p in response to starvation; forms amyloid-like fibrils under heat shock, and coacervates through liquid-liquid phase separation during starvation, as a precursor to compartment for unconventional protein secretion (CUPS) biogenesis; forms a complex with the coiled-coil protein Bug1p; protein abundance increases in response to DNA replication stress) has translation MFRIAKNLVRTFEQSVQDTLALSQDSSNLDAFFQSIPPNLLSAQLESPVDAVSEGVKHTNVNETLSGLRIVWVDEMQFQLQSFFDYIVGFNDDPVPVVSNQHGFSYPDYRRITSIFNEHCGRTLKVNIWSAKGGTFRDEYISIISKESDDLDDVSLNHDERRPSSGEAHQFQALGFKVQWTPLIASTFTYHILNVNIPDGPAQSAGLIPDEDYIIGCQDGLLATGGETLLQDIVRSRANYDLVLYVYNKVSDCVRPITVHIGPDGRLGCNVGYGFLHRIPTVKHCPQQAQQQGQDDNPVPVPVPVESETAFVPSAFTAPPVPTKKKSKNKKGTQPLAMDDYFNEGRDKSSTAAKSAESDILAPPPQKQSSSD, from the coding sequence ATGTTTAGAATAGCTAAAAACCTCGTACGGACTTTTGAGCAGAGCGTGCAAGATACCCTGGCACTCTCGCAGGACTCGAGCAATCTGGACGCTTTCTTTCAGTCTATACCACCAAATTTGTTGTCTGCTCAGTTGGAATCACCCGTAGATGCGGTTTCTGAAGGTGTTAAGCACACCAACGTCAATGAAACGCTTTCCGGTCTCCGCATTGTTTGGGTGGACGAGATGCAGTTCCAACTGCAGTCCTTTTTCGACTATATAGTAGGTTTCAATGATGATCCGGTGCCGGTGGTCAGTAATCAACACGGATTTTCGTACCCAGATTACCGTCGTATCACATCCATCTTCAATGAACACTGTGGCCGAACTTTGAAGGTCAACATATGGTCAGCTAAAGGAGGCACGTTCAGAGACGAGTATATCAGCATTATATCGAAGGAGAGCGACGATTTGGACGATGTTTCTCTAAACCATGACGAGAGGAGGCCATCTAGTGGGGAAGCGCACCAGTTCCAAGCACTCGGGTTCAAAGTCCAATGGACGCCTTTGATAGCTTCCACTTTCACATACCATATCCTGAACGTGAACATCCCAGATGGACCCGCCCAATCGGCAGGGCTCATCCCAGATGAAGACTACATTATCGGCTGCCAAGATGGCCTGTTGGCCACGGGAGGGGAGACGCTTTTACAAGATATTGTTAGATCAAGAGCAAACTACGATCTGGTCCTTTATGTCTACAACAAAGTTTCTGACTGTGTGAGACCAATCACAGTTCATATAGGTCCCGACGGCAGGTTGGGTTGCAACGTTGGATACGGGTTTCTTCACAGGATTCCAACAGTAAAGCACTGTCCACAACAAGCACAGCAGCAGGGGCAAGATGACAACCCTGTTCCTGTTCCTGTTCCAGTAGAATCTGAGACGGCTTTTGTGCCATCAGCATTCACAGCACCACCGGTGccaacaaagaagaaatcaaaaaataaaaagggTACCCAGCCATTGGCAATGGATGACTATTTTAATGAAGGCAGAGATAAGTCATCTACCGCTGCGAAGTCAGCAGAATCTGACATCCTCGCCCCACCACCACAAAAACAGTCATCCTCTGATTAA
- the EUG1 gene encoding protein disulfide isomerase EUG1 (Protein disulfide isomerase of the endoplasmic reticulum lumen; EUG1 has a paralog, PDI1, that arose from the whole genome duplication; function overlaps with that of Pdi1p; may interact with nascent polypeptides in the ER), with translation MQVTTRFISAIVSFCLFASFTLAENSARATPGSDLLVLTEKKFKSFIESHPLVLVEFFAPWCLHSQILRPHLEEAASILKEHNVPVVQIDCEANSMVCLQQTINTYPTLKIFKNGRIFDGQVYRGVKITDEITQYMIQLYEASVIYLNSEDEIQPYLENATLPVVINRGLTGLNETYQEVALDLAEDYVFLSLLDSEDKSLSIHLPNTTEPILFDGNVDSLVGNSVALTQWLKVVILPYFTDIEPDLFPKYISSNLPLAYFFYTSEEELEDYTDLFTQLGKENRGQINFIALNSTMFPHHVRFLNMREQFPLFAIHNMINNLKYGLPQLPEEEYAKLEKPQPLDRDMIVQLVKDYREGTAKPIVKSEEIPKEQKSNVYKIVGKTHDDIVHDDDKDVLVKYYATWCIHSKRFAPIYEEIANVLASDESVRDKILIAEVDSGANDILSFPVTGYPTIALYPAGNNSKPIIFNKIRNLEDVFEFIKESGTHHIDGQAIYDKLHQAKDSEVSTEDTVHDEL, from the coding sequence ATGCAAGTGACCACAAGATTTATATCTGCGATAGTCTCGTTTTGCCTGTTTGCTTCTTTCACGTTGGCTGAAAACAGCGCAAGAGCTACGCCGGGATCAGATTTACTCGTTCTAACAGAGAAGAAATTTAAATCATTCATCGAATCTCATCCGTTAGTCCTCGTCGAGTTTTTTGCTCCATGGTGTTTGCATTCTCAGATCTTACGCCCTCACTTAGAAGAGGCCGCCTCTATTTTAAAGGAGCATAACGTCCCAGTTGTTCAAATTGATTGTGAGGCTAACAGTATGGTTTGCCTGCAACAAACTATAAATACCTACCCAACCTTGaaaatctttaaaaatGGTCGTATTTTTGATGGTCAAGTCTATCGCGGTGTCAAGATCACCGATGAAATCACTCAGTACATGATTCAGCTATACGAGGCTTCTGTCATTTATTTAAATTCCGAAGATGAAATCCAACCATACTTGGAAAATGCAACTTTACCAGTAGTAATAAACAGAGGCTTGACAGGCTTGAATGAAACGTATCAAGAAGTCGCACTGGACCTTGCTGAGGATTACGTCTTTTTATCCCTTCTAGATTCAGAAGATAAGTCATTATCAATCCACTTGCCAAACACTACAGAACCAATTCTGTTTGATGGAAATGTAGACTCTTTGGTCGGAAATTCCGTTGCTCTAACTCAGTGGTTAAAAGTGGTAATTTTACCTTACTTTACCGACATCGAACCTGATCTCTTCCCCAAGTACATTTCTAGCAATTTGCCGTTGGCTTACTTCTTTTATACTTCTGAggaagaattggaagaTTACACTGATCTTTTCACGCAGTTAGGTAAGGAAAATCGTGGCCAAATAAATTTCATTGCATTAAACTCTACAATGTTCCCACACCACGTTAGATTCCTAAATATGAGAGAACAGTTCCCATTATTTGCTATCCATAATATGATCAATAATCTGAAATATGGTTTACCACAACTACCAGAAGAAGAGTACGCGAAATTAGAAAAACCACAACCACTAGACAGAGATATGATCGTTCAGTTGGTAAAAGATTACCGTGAAGGTACTGCCAAGCCAATTGTTAAGTCAGAAGAGATTccaaaagaacaaaagtCCAATGTTTATAAAATAGTTGGGAAGACACATGACGACATTGTTCATGATGATGACAAGGATGTCCTTGTCAAATATTACGCGACATGGTGTATTCATAGTAAAAGGTTTGCGCCTATTTACGAAGAAATTGCAAATGTCTTAGCATCTGATGAATCTGTTCGCGATAAAATCTTGATCGCCGAAGTAGATTCAGGGGCAAATGATATCTTAAGTTTTCCTGTGACAGGATATCCAACCATTGCTTTGTATCCTGCCGGAAATAACTCTAAGCCTATTatcttcaataaaattaGAAATTTGGAAGATGTTTTCGAATTTATCAAGGAATCAGGTACACATCACATTGACGGCCAGGCAATTTATGATAAATTGCACCAGGCCAAGGATTCTGAAGTGTCTACTGAAGATACCGTACATGATGAATTATAA
- the SLF1 gene encoding Slf1p (RNA binding protein that associates with polysomes; may be involved in regulating mRNA translation; involved in the copper-dependent mineralization of copper sulfide complexes on cell surface in cells cultured in copper salts; role in preventing L-A mycovirus pathogenesis; SLF1 has a paralog, SRO9, that arose from the whole genome duplication; protein abundance increases in response to DNA replication stress), with translation MSSQNLNDNPKNTSSAAEDKKKQTSSLKLAPIPTTSPWKSSSPDSNTVIPVEELRDISKTAKPSKNGSGSIKLTSNTKWTPITPSVIISGSKDTNSKSGKNSKNSKTNKKMKKRGKYNNDINKKDFNGQTNSTSEISNVSNLESKPLDANAKVNIHSSSGATANGNIKRITNNNNSTNGRQSRNYQNRNGKTRYNNNSRHSQAANNAISFPNNYQARPEYIPNASHWLNNNSRNSYKQLSYFRQQQYYNNINYQQQLQTPYYYSMEPIFKSIESIKNQIEFYFSEENLKTDEFLRSKFKKANDGFIPMSLIGKFYRMVNLSLGGDPNLILASMREVLQHKETNHLEIALGSIEGAQKNMADDFNPLENYFIRRENWAEYAMESNFDENDDETEKYNIEKLLGPNDLDNYSYMGYPNFFPSNENGKKSQSYDQGEISRQFEQNLQIND, from the coding sequence atgtcATCGCAAAACCTCAATGATAATCcaaaaaatacatcctcAGCAGCTGAAGATAAGAAGAAACAAACTTCATCCTTAAAGTTGGCACCAATACCAACCACATCGCCATGGAAATCATCTTCGCCAGATAGCAATACAGTAATTCCTGTAGAGGAACTAAGAGATATATCAAAGACTGCAAAGCCAAGTAAAAATGGTTCGGGGTCAATTAAATTAACAAGCAATACCAAATGGACTCCAATTACGCCGTCTGTTATAATCTCAGGTTCCAAGGACACAAATTCAAAGTCAGGAAAGAACTCTAAAAATTCTAAGactaataaaaaaatgaaaaagcGTGGCAAATATAATAACGATATCAATAAAAAGGACTTTAACGGTCAAACCAACAGTACATCGGAAATAAGTAACGTTTCCAATCTTGAATCCAAACCTTTAGATGCTAACGCTAAAGTAAACATACATTCAAGCTCAGGAGCAACTGCCAATGGGAATATAAAGAGGATAacaaacaacaacaattcAACCAACGGTAGACAATCAagaaattatcaaaacaGGAATGGCAAAACAAGATACAACAACAATAGTAGACACAGTCAGGCGGCTAATAATGCCATCTCCTTCCCAAATAATTATCAGGCTAGACCTGAATATATTCCCAATGCCAGCCACTGGTTGAACAACAATTCAAGAAATAGCTATAAACAACTGTCATACTTCCGTCAACAGCAGTATTATAATAACATCAACTATCAACAACAATTGCAAACACCATATTATTACTCAATGGAACCTATTTTTAAATCTATCGAAAGTATCAAAAACCAAATTGAATTCTATTTTAGTGAAGAGAACTTGAAAACAGATGAATTTTTAAGatctaaattcaaaaaagcCAATGACGGATTTATCCCCATGAGTTTGATAGGGAAATTTTACCGTATGGTTAATTTATCTCTTGGTGGAGACCCAAATTTAATTTTGGCATCTATGAGAGAAGTTTTACAACATAAAGAAACAAACCATTTGGAAATTGCCCTTGGAAGCATAGAAGGTGCTCAGAAGAACATGGCAGATGATTTCAATCCATTGGAAAACTATTTTATTAGGCGCGAAAATTGGGCTGAATACGCTATGGAAAGtaattttgatgaaaatgatgacgAAACTGAAAAATACAACATTGAGAAACTATTGGGACCGAACGATTTAGACAATTATTCTTATATGGGCTATCCAAACTTCTTTCCcagtaatgaaaatgggAAAAAGAGTCAGAGCTATGACCAAGGTGAAATTAGCAGGCAGTTTGAACAAAACTTACAAATAAATGATTAA
- the EMI2 gene encoding putative glucokinase (Hexokinase expressed during growth with low glucose levels; induced on non-fermentable carbon sources; required for transcriptional induction of the early meiotic-specific transcription factor IME1; required for sporulation; expression regulated by glucose-repression transcription factors Mig1/2p; protein abundance increases in response to DNA replication stress; EMI2 has a paralog, GLK1, that arose from the whole genome duplication) → MSFENLHKVNAEALEDAVVEICSSLQVDAAKLDELTAYFIECMEKGLNNTSVGEEKTVDKGLPMIPTYVTSLPNGTERGVLLAADLGGTHFRVCSVTLNGDGTFDMQQLKSKIPEEYLNDKDVTSEELFSYLGRRTRAFVRKHHPELLKSTGENIKPLKMGFTFSYPVDQTSLSSGTLIRWTKSFKIEDTVGKDVVRLYQEQLDIQGLSMINVVALTNDTVGTFLSHCYTSGSRPSSAGEISEPVIGCIFGTGTNGCYMEDIENIKKLPDELRTRLLHEGKTQMCINIEWGSFDNELKHLSATKYDIDIDQKFSPNPGYHLFEKRISGMYLGELLRNILVDLHARGLILGQYRNYDQLPHRLKTPFQLCSEVLSRIEIDDSTNLRETELSFLQSLRLPTTFEERKAIQNLVRSITRRSAYLAAVPIAAILIKTNALNKRYHGEVEIGFDGYVIEYYPGFRSMLRHALALSPIGTEGERKIHLRLAKDGSGVGAALCALVA, encoded by the coding sequence ATgtcatttgaaaatttacaTAAAGTCAATGCTGAGGCATTGGAAGATGCAGTGGTTGAGATCTGCTCCTCATTGCAGGTTGATGCAGCAAAGTTGGACGAACTAACAGCGTACTTCATTGAATGTATGGAAAAGGGGTTGAATAACACCTCTGTAGGCGAAGAAAAGACGGTGGACAAGGGTCTACCCATGATCCCTACATATGTAACCAGTTTGCCCAATGGGACGGAACGTGGTGTTTTGCTGGCTGCAGATTTAGGTGGGACTCACTTCAGAGTGTGTTCTGTGACTTTGAATGGTGACGGAACCTTTGATATGCAGCAATTGAAGTCTAAGATTCCGGAAGAATATCTAAATGACAAGGATGTCACCAGCGAGGAGCTGTTTAGCTACCTGGGTCGCCGTACAAGGGCCTTCGTTAGGAAGCATCATCCTGAGTTGTTGAAGTCCACGGGGGAGAACATAAAACCTTTGAAAATGGGATTTACCTTCTCATATCCCGTTGACCAAACCTCTTTGAGTTCCGGTACTTTAATCAGATGGACCAAAAGCTTCAAGATTGAAGACACGGTCGGCAAGGATGTCGTGAGGTTATACCAGGAGCAATTAGACATTCAGGGGCTCTCTATGATTAATGTGGTAGCTTTGACCAACGACACGGTTGGCACTTTCCTATCCCACTGCTACACTTCAGGCTCTCGTCCATCGAGTGCTGGTGAGATTAGCGAGCCTGTCATTGGTTGTATCTTTGGTACTGGTACTAACGGTTGCTATATGGAGGAtattgaaaacatcaaGAAGCTACCAGATGAGCTCAGAACAAGACTGCTGCATGAAGGAAAAACCCAAATGTGCATCAACATCGAATGGGGTTCTTTCGACAATGAATTGAAACATTTGTCTGCTACAAAGTATGACATCGATATTgaccaaaaattttctccaAATCCAGGTTACCAtctatttgaaaaaagaatttccGGCATGTACTTGGGTGAGCTGTTAAGGAACATCCTGGTGGACTTGCATGCAAGGGGCTTAATCTTGGGACAGTATCGTAATTACGATCAATTACCTCACCGTTTAAAGACTCCTTTCCAATTGTGCAGTGAAGTTCTTTCCAGGATTGAAATCGATGATTCGACAAACTTGCGTGAAACTGAATTGTCGTTTTTGCAGAGTTTGAGGCTACCGACCACTTTTGAAGAACGTAAAGCAATTCAAAATCTGGTCCGTTCCATTACGAGAAGGTCTGCATATCTAGCAGCCGTTCCGATTGCCGCCATCCTAATCAAGACAAACGCTTTGAACAAAAGATATCACGGTGAGGTAGAAATTGGTTTTGACGGTTATGTCATCGAATACTATCCTGGATTCAGATCCATGCTGAGACATGCTTTGGCATTAAGTCCAATTGGCACTGAGGGTGAACGTAAGATACATTTGCGTCTAGCCAAAGATGGGTCCGGTGTTGGCGCAGCTTTGTGTGCTCTGGTGGCATAA
- the FPR2 gene encoding peptidylprolyl isomerase family protein FPR2 (Membrane-bound peptidyl-prolyl cis-trans isomerase (PPIase); binds to the drugs FK506 and rapamycin; expression pattern suggests possible involvement in ER protein trafficking; relocalizes from nucleus to vacuole upon DNA replication stress; mutation is functionally complemented by human FKBP2), with product MMFNIYLFVTFFSTILAGSLSDLEIGIIKRIPVEDCLIKAMPGDKVKVHYTGSLLESGTVFDSSYSRGSPIAFELGVGRVIKGWDQGVAGMCVGEKRKLQIPSSLAYGERGVPGVIPPSADLVFDVELVDVKSAA from the coding sequence ATGATGTTTAATATTTACCTTTTCgtcacttttttttccaccaTTCTTGCAGGTTCCCTGTCAGATTTGGAAATCGGTATTATCAAGAGAATACCGGTAGAAGATTGCTTAATTAAGGCAATGCCAGGTGATAAAGTTAAGGTTCATTATACAGGATCTTTATTAGAATCGGGAACTGTATTTGACTCAAGTTATTCAAGAGGCTCTCCTATCGCTTTTGAACTTGGCGTTGGCAGAGTAATTAAAGGTTGGGATCAAGGTGTTGCCGGCATGTGCGTTGgcgaaaaaagaaagctgCAAATTCCAAGTTCTTTGGCCTACGGAGAAAGAGGTGTCCCAGGCGTCATTCCTCCAAGTGCTGATTTGGTGTTTGATGTCGAATTGGTAGACGTGAAATCAGCCGCCTAG